Genomic segment of Bacteroidota bacterium:
AGTGGCAAGTCGAACATCGTAGCCACTCATGCTTAAATAATCTTTTAAAACGGCTCCGAAATTCGGATCGTCTTCCACTAATAAGATTTTTGTTTTTAATTCTTCCATAAGTATAGATTATAATGTTATAGGTAAATATATTTTAAATTGTGATCCCTTTTTGGGTTGACTTTTTACTTCTATTGTTCCGTTATGTGCTACAATAATTGCTTTTACATAAGTTAAACCGAGTCCGAATCCTTTGATATTATGTACGTTTCCTGTCGGCACACGATAAAATTTTTCAAATATCATTTTAATATTATCCTGACTCATTCCTATACCTTTATCTTCAATAGTAATATAAATTCCTTTATTGTCGCTTTGCGTTGATATTTTAATTTCGGGTTTATCCGGGGAGTATTTATTGGCATTATCCAGTAAATTAAAAATCACATTCTGGAGATGCACTTCATCGCCTGTAAGTTCGTAATTTTCTGCGGCAAGTTCTGTCATAATATTGCCACCTTTTTCTTCCACCTGTAAACTGATATTTTCAACAGCGCGATAAATAATATCATGTATATCTATTTCATCCTTGCTTAAATTGATCTGATTTTTATCCAGCAGCGCCATCTGTAAAACCTTTTCCACCTGACTGTTCATGCGTTTGTTCTCTTCCTTTATGATATGCGTATAATGTTTGATCTTATTTTCATCCTTCAATATCATCGGATTATTAACCGCATCTACTGCGAGCGAAATAGTGGCCAATGGAGTTTTAAATTCATGGGTCATATTGTTGATGAAATCATTTTTTATTTCCGATAATTTCTTCTGACGGAATAATATTAATACAGTATAATAAAATACGGCGATTATGATGGATGTAAATAAAAGCGAACCTATTAACAACGACCAGATCGAACTGAGGATGAAACTTTTTTGGTGCGGGAAATTCACTAATAAAACATCGTTGTTAAAAAACATATCATCGGGAAATAAGCTCACTTTATGAGGCGTGGCAACTAACTCTTTAACTTCTTCTTTTTCTGTTGTATTGGTAATAAAAAATTCATCATCCATTAAAACACCAAAATTAAAATCAGTGGTTATTCCGTTATTTTTTAATTCGTGAACCAGTGTATTTTTTAAGAATACGGTATCAATTGTTTGCTCAGGTTTAATTCCGCGCTGCATCATTTGAAACATCATTTGTTCCATTGCTTTTTTAATACGCTGCGAATTGATCATCAATTGCCTGTCAATATCCTTTAAAATTTGGGTGATAAGGTCGCTGTTGGCAGAAGAAAAATCTCCACTGTATTCCAGTGGTTCCAATATCATGGTTGGTCGTTCACCCTTGGTTTGTATAGGCGACATTGCATCTTTATAAGGATCTATTCCAGATATTTCGGTTTTTTCATAATAGCCATTGTCGATGCGCGATGCTTTTAGTGCACCGGCTAACATACTGTCGTTCACAATGCCTTCATAAATATTGAGCGAGTCGTTTCCTGTTCGCCAATAGGTAGAATCTGAAAAAAATAAACTCGTCTGACTGCTCAAAACTGATGCTGCAATATTAGTTTCCACCTTATCAGCAACTTTGTTGAGTGCCTCATTCACATGATATCCAAAAACCTGTTCCTTCTGTGTTATGGTATTTTGGATCCAGTATACCTGAACCAAAATGATCCCTAACAGAGCGGAACTCATTAAGATCACAATAAGCCAAATGCGGTTCTTTAACATCTTCTACAAATTTACATATGTTAAAATCGTGAAAACAGCGGTTTAACGCAACATTAACATCTTTTAATGGTCATTTAACTACTTTCAATTGTGATAGGTGCTAAATTTGTCATCCCATGGTCATAATGAACTATAATCAACGAAAATCAAGTATTAAACCAATCTCGAAAATTATGAAACAGTTCCTTTTAATTTTCAGCCTTTTTACCCTTTGTAACCTAACCTTTGGCCAAAACCCTGAAAATGGTCAGATCCGAATTAAGATTGATGCAAATGTTGACGGTGAAAAGGTGAAGATAGATACTTCCATCGACGCTTTAAGCGATTTTGATATTGATGGTTTATTAAAAGAATTAGGATTGGATGAAGAATTAAGTCAGCTTAATATCGACATTAATTCGGGATTTAATTTCGAATGGGATGAACAAGCTTTTGAAGAAATGATGGAAGGACTTCAAAATATTGAAATGCCCGAAATGCCCGAAATGCCTGTAATTCCCAATTTGGAAAACCTGAAGGAATTGGAATTTTTGTCATCAAATAAAGCAATTCTTGGTGTTTATACGGATAAGGTTCCCGAAGGTGCGAAAATAACCGGTCTGGTAGTAGAAAGTGGAGCAATTGATGCAGGTTTGAAAGAAGGAGATATTATTACAGGTATAGATGCAAAAACAATTGAATCACCTAATAATCTGAGTGAAGTGATCGGAATGTATGAAGTTGGGGCAACAATAAAAGTTACCTTCATAAGAGACGGAAAAACAGAAACTGTAAATGCCGTTTTAAAAGAAAATAAAAATGATTTTGGCAATTGGTCGGGAATGGAAGGTTTTAGTGACAGTTTTAATTTAAACTGGGATAATAATTTAGACCAATTAATTGAAATAAATGCGCCTACTAGAGGGTATTTGGGTGTGTATTTACAAGACGAGGAAGGAATGGTGAAAGTTTCAGGGGTTGAAGATAATTCCGCAGCTAAAGAAGCAGGATTAATGGAGGGTGATATTATCACAGAATTAAATGGTAAAAAAATAATTACCTATGATGAGATGATGGAATTTATGGAAACAACAGTGCCCGGTGAAAAAATAAAAATCTCCTACGAACGTAACGGCAAAAAAAATACAGTTGACGCAACTTTACAAGAGGTAAAAAACATGCAATTTTATTTTAATGGTGATGATAAAGAAGGTAGTTATTCCCCAAATATAATAATTGACCGTATTGCTCCATGTCCTCCGGGAAGTGCATATAGTTATAATTCAGGTGATGGAAAACGAAATATAAATATTTGTATCACTGCAATAAAAAACACGGATGAAAGGGCACCTTCACCTAATAGTAATTCTGCAGGTGCATTTCACCCTTTACTTGAACAAAATAGTGTGAGTGTTTATTCCAATCCAAGTGATGGTACCTTCAATGTAAAATTTAATTTACCTGAAGCAGGTGATGCAAAAATTGTGATCACCGATATTAATGGTAAAGAAGTGTATGAAGAAACATTGATGAATTTTTCAGGTGCTTATGATAAAACGATCACACTTTCTTCGGAGCCAAAAGGTACTTATTTTGTTAAGGTAACTCAAAACGGTTATTCGAATACCAAAACTGTAATACTGCAATAAAAGATCTTGATATTTATTAATAAGAAGACCGGAATTGATCCGGTCTTTTTTTTGAGGTTTAATTTCAAAAATAAGTTGCGGGATGGATGTGTTTTATGTTTAAGATTACAAACAAAATGCCTGTGTATATCGGATAAAGCGGCATAAATAATTTTTTTACATTCGCATCAACTAAACCCAAACCTTATGCTCAAGAACCTTTACTTATTAATTGTTTCCCTATTTGTATGTAATATTATTAACTCGCAGGTCGTAATAAAAGGCCATATTTCCGAATTCGACGGAGGCGCTCTTATTGGAGCAACCGTTGTTGAAAAAGGAACTAACAATGGCACTCTGGCCGATGTTGATGGTAATTTTACCATTACCCTCAATACAACTCCCGCTACACTGGTATTTAGCTATGTGGGATTTACCCCTCAGGAAATTGAAGTAACTGCACAAACAACACTGCGTATTATACTCGAAGCCGATTCCTATAGTTTGAGTCAGGTTGAGGTATTGGGCACAAGAAGTTTGAATCGTTCCTCCACTGAAAGCATGGTTCCTATCGATATTATTGATGTAAGTGCTGTTACTGCTGCAAATGGGCAATTGGATCTGAATCAGCTACTACAATACGCCGCACCCTCTTTTAATTCGAATCGTCAAAGTGGTAGCGATGGCGCCGATCATATTGATCCTGCAACTTTAAGAGGATTAGGTCCCGATCAAACTCTTGTTCTTGTAAATGGAAAAAGATATCATCAATCATCTCTCATCAATATTTTCGGAACAAGAGGAAGAGGAAATACGGGAACTGATTTGAATACAATTCCCGCAGCTGCAATTGATCGCATAGAAATTTTGCGTGACGGTGCATCTGCACAATATGGTTCTGATGCAATTGCAGGTGTAATTAATATTGTTTTAAAGGATGATGTAAATGAATTTACCGGTAATGTAAATACATCCGGAAATTTAGCGCAATATAATTTTGATCAGGGGTCTATCGATGGGCAAAATTTGCAGATAAATGGAAACTATGGATTTGATATTGGTGAAAAAGGATTTATGAATGTTACTGCAGATTATCATTACCGCGGTCATACAAATCGCGCAGAATTTACCGGCGATTTTCCTGATAATGTGGATGTTCGAAATCAATATGGTGATGCAGAAGTTACCGATTTTTCTGCCTGGTTCAATATGAAATATCAGCTTTCGGACAATGCACATTTTTATGCATTTGGTGGATATAATACGAGAGATGTTGCTGCTTATGCATATACAAGAGATGCAGGTAGTCCTCGTACGGTTACTTCCATTTATCCCAAAGGATTTGATCCAATTATTGCATCCATTGTAACCGACAAATCAATTTCCGGTGGAATTCGCGGAGATATTCATGGATGGGATGTTGATTTTAATAATACATTTGGTGCGAATAAAATGCATTATTATGGCAGAGAAACATTAAATGCTTCCATGGGAGATGCTTCGCCAACAGAATTTGATGATGGAGGATTTTCACTTGCACAAAATACAACAAGCCTTGATTTTACAAAATATTTTTCGAGTGTTTTGAAAGGATTAAATATTGCTTATGGAGCGGAATATCGCATCGATAATTATCAGATATTCGCAGGCGAAGAAGCATCATGGTATAATTACGGAGCTGTTCTGATTGATGGAGAAGATACCATCGGCAGACCAGGTGGATCGCAGGGTTTTCCAGGGTTTCAGCCTAAGGATGTAACCAATGAGTTCAGATCAAATTTAGGCGCTTATTTTGACGTGGAAGCAAATTTCACAGAACAATTTTCTGCAGATGCTGCAATACGTTATGAAAATTATTCTGATTTTGGAAATACGATAAATGGAAAATTGGCAGCCCGTTTTGCAATTAATAATAAATTTGCTTTACGAGGTTCATTTAGTACAGGATTTCGTGCTCCATCGTTGGCACAAATATATTTTAGTTCCACGTATACAAATGTGGAAGGTGGTGTTATTATAGATGAAGTTATTGCAGATAATAAAAGTACGATCGCACGTCAACTCGGAATTCCGGCATTAAAACAAGAAGAAAGTATGAATGGTAGTTTCGGATTTACAGCAAAACCAATTTCAGGATTATCATTAACGATTGACGGATATTATATTGCCATAAATGATCGTATCGTGTTAACAGATGGATTTGGAACGGATGATGATATTATCGGTGGAATTCTTTCTGATCTGAATGTTGGATATGCAAGATTTTTTACCAATGCAGTGGATACAAAAACAATGGGTGTTGATGTAATTCTTGCTTATAAAATTTATATGCAGGAAAATGTTTTAACATTTACCTATGCAGGTAATTTTAATCAGATGACCATAGAAAATATTTATACCAACGAATTGCTGACAGGTAAAGAAGAAAATTATTTTAGTGTGCGCGAACAATATTTTTTACTCGCCAGTGCGCCGCCTGCAAAAATGAATTTAACAACAGAATATTCGACTAAAAAATTAAATGCAACATTGCGCTTTAATTATTTCGGAGAAATTAATTTAATTAATTACAGTGGATTAGAATATACTTATGCAGCTAAAACAACCATTGATGCAAGCATAGGATATGACATAACAAAAAATTCACACCTTACAATTGGAGCAGCAAACCTCCTGAACA
This window contains:
- a CDS encoding HAMP domain-containing histidine kinase; this encodes MLKNRIWLIVILMSSALLGIILVQVYWIQNTITQKEQVFGYHVNEALNKVADKVETNIAASVLSSQTSLFFSDSTYWRTGNDSLNIYEGIVNDSMLAGALKASRIDNGYYEKTEISGIDPYKDAMSPIQTKGERPTMILEPLEYSGDFSSANSDLITQILKDIDRQLMINSQRIKKAMEQMMFQMMQRGIKPEQTIDTVFLKNTLVHELKNNGITTDFNFGVLMDDEFFITNTTEKEEVKELVATPHKVSLFPDDMFFNNDVLLVNFPHQKSFILSSIWSLLIGSLLFTSIIIAVFYYTVLILFRQKKLSEIKNDFINNMTHEFKTPLATISLAVDAVNNPMILKDENKIKHYTHIIKEENKRMNSQVEKVLQMALLDKNQINLSKDEIDIHDIIYRAVENISLQVEEKGGNIMTELAAENYELTGDEVHLQNVIFNLLDNANKYSPDKPEIKISTQSDNKGIYITIEDKGIGMSQDNIKMIFEKFYRVPTGNVHNIKGFGLGLTYVKAIIVAHNGTIEVKSQPKKGSQFKIYLPITL
- a CDS encoding PDZ domain-containing protein translates to MKQFLLIFSLFTLCNLTFGQNPENGQIRIKIDANVDGEKVKIDTSIDALSDFDIDGLLKELGLDEELSQLNIDINSGFNFEWDEQAFEEMMEGLQNIEMPEMPEMPVIPNLENLKELEFLSSNKAILGVYTDKVPEGAKITGLVVESGAIDAGLKEGDIITGIDAKTIESPNNLSEVIGMYEVGATIKVTFIRDGKTETVNAVLKENKNDFGNWSGMEGFSDSFNLNWDNNLDQLIEINAPTRGYLGVYLQDEEGMVKVSGVEDNSAAKEAGLMEGDIITELNGKKIITYDEMMEFMETTVPGEKIKISYERNGKKNTVDATLQEVKNMQFYFNGDDKEGSYSPNIIIDRIAPCPPGSAYSYNSGDGKRNINICITAIKNTDERAPSPNSNSAGAFHPLLEQNSVSVYSNPSDGTFNVKFNLPEAGDAKIVITDINGKEVYEETLMNFSGAYDKTITLSSEPKGTYFVKVTQNGYSNTKTVILQ
- a CDS encoding TonB-dependent receptor — encoded protein: MLKNLYLLIVSLFVCNIINSQVVIKGHISEFDGGALIGATVVEKGTNNGTLADVDGNFTITLNTTPATLVFSYVGFTPQEIEVTAQTTLRIILEADSYSLSQVEVLGTRSLNRSSTESMVPIDIIDVSAVTAANGQLDLNQLLQYAAPSFNSNRQSGSDGADHIDPATLRGLGPDQTLVLVNGKRYHQSSLINIFGTRGRGNTGTDLNTIPAAAIDRIEILRDGASAQYGSDAIAGVINIVLKDDVNEFTGNVNTSGNLAQYNFDQGSIDGQNLQINGNYGFDIGEKGFMNVTADYHYRGHTNRAEFTGDFPDNVDVRNQYGDAEVTDFSAWFNMKYQLSDNAHFYAFGGYNTRDVAAYAYTRDAGSPRTVTSIYPKGFDPIIASIVTDKSISGGIRGDIHGWDVDFNNTFGANKMHYYGRETLNASMGDASPTEFDDGGFSLAQNTTSLDFTKYFSSVLKGLNIAYGAEYRIDNYQIFAGEEASWYNYGAVLIDGEDTIGRPGGSQGFPGFQPKDVTNEFRSNLGAYFDVEANFTEQFSADAAIRYENYSDFGNTINGKLAARFAINNKFALRGSFSTGFRAPSLAQIYFSSTYTNVEGGVIIDEVIADNKSTIARQLGIPALKQEESMNGSFGFTAKPISGLSLTIDGYYIAINDRIVLTDGFGTDDDIIGGILSDLNVGYARFFTNAVDTKTMGVDVILAYKIYMQENVLTFTYAGNFNQMTIENIYTNELLTGKEENYFSVREQYFLLASAPPAKMNLTTEYSTKKLNATLRFNYFGEINLINYSGLEYTYAAKTTIDASIGYDITKNSHLTIGAANLLNTYPDPTDPYETETGGAWDAVQMGYNGTAIFAKLGFKF